AGTTAACGGCTCCTGTAACGAAGCCTTGGGTGTCGACGGGCCGCGAGGCCTCACACCGTCACGCCAAGTTGCGCCAGTTTGGATCGCAAGACCTGTACAAGTGACTGTGCCTCCGGGTCACGGTCCCAGGCTGCAGAATCGCTGGCATCTTCGGCGATAGTACTGGCCGTGGAGGGGCGGAAAAGGGATTGCCAGGCGACAGGGTGCAAGCCGTCATGGTAAAAAGTGCAGTTACGGCCTGCGTGCTTGGCGGCGTACAGAGCTTCGTCGGCACGTTCAAAGACGCGGTTCTCGTTGTCGGTTTCCAGGAATATCGCCACGCCACAGCTTAATGAAACCGGCGGACAATTGGCCCCGTCCTCTCCAGCATGACGACCTGCCTGACGCGCCCGCTCGACTTCCTCCAAGGTTTGTGAGAGCTGGACGTGAGGCCAGATGAGGGCGAATTCCTCTCCCCCGATCCTTGCCAGAACCGAATGGGCCGGAGCTGCGGCACGCAGGGCCGCGGCAACCTTGACGAGCACTTGGTCGCCTGTCTTGTGTCCGTAGGTGTCGTTGATGTGCTTGAAATGATCGACATCGAAAATGGCCAGGGCAAAGGGACGATGCTCGTTCCGAAAGTCGCGTATGAATCGGAATAACTCCTGATCGAACACGTGGCGATTCGGCAAACCCGTGAGCGGATCAGAACGAACCTCCTGCCACTGGGCCTGAAGTTCCTGATGCTGCTGCGCGATCTGCGATTCGGCCAGTGCTAATCGATCCTGGAGCCGACGATTGGTCTCAGCCAGGGTCACCAGGGCAGCCACCACGGTTTCTGTCGTGACGTTGTTTGCGTCCAGATCGCCCAGTTCTTCCATGGTTTCTTCAAGATCACTGCGATGTTCCTGCAGGTGGGTTTTCAACGTTCCCACGATGCCGGAAAGCCGCTTGAGCAGCCGCTGCAATGTAGGGGGAAAATGGGAATTGTCGGCGGCCTCGGAACGTTGCTTCTTGTGGTGGAATGATGAGAAAAAGCCGCGCCACACAACTCCTGCGATGCAGATTCCGGCTACCATCGCCAGAGTTGCCACTAGTGACGCCATCGCCATGCTGTGTGACCTCCCACAGACACGAGAGTTGAAAAGTTCGTTGCCGAATCAGTTTGACGGCGCTTGTGTTGGAAAAGACGTCCGTCGGTGAAAAGAGAACCTCCCGCCGCCTGACACTCAATGTGCGGCGTCCAAGTAAGTATAGCATACGGGAAAGTAGTAGTTGTGGAGAGGCGCCCCATGAATCGCCCTGACCGGCCGTTGGTGGTTTTCCACCACCCGGTTCCACCAGGAACCTTGTGCCGAATGAGTCCCACAGCCGGGCCCAATCAAAAAGAGTCGGGCAGGAGGTGTCCCATCTTGTCCCGTTTTGTCGCCAGATATTTGGCGTTGAATTCGTTGACGGGGCCCACAATCGGAATTTGATCGACCACCTGAAGGTCAAAGCCACCGTAGATGAAGGCGTCTGTCTTCTTGGGATTGTTGGTGAGCAGTCGGACCTTGCTCAGTCCCAGGTCCTTGAGGATCTGAATCCCGATGCCGTAATCGCGGCAGTCCACCTGATGACCCAGGGCAAGATTGGCCTCGACGGTGTCCATGCCTTCGTCCTGGAGGTGGTAGGCCTTGATTTTTTCCACCAGGCCAATGCCGCGACCTTCCTGGGGGAGATACACCAGCACACCGGTCCCTTCCTGGCCGATCATCTGGAGAGCCAGATGGAGTTGATCGCCGCAATCACAGCGGAGGGAGGCGATGAGGTCGCCGGTAAAACACGAGGAATGAAGCCGCACCAGAGGCGCGGCGACCCGGGTGGGATCACCAAACACAATCGCGATGGGTTCCTGGTTTTCGTATTTCACCCCGTAGGCAATGATCTTACCCAATCCGTACTTGGTGGGGAGCTGCGCTTCGGCGATGCGGTAAACGAGTTTTTCCCGGCGGCGGCGATAGCGGATGAGGTCTTCCACGGTGATGATCTTGAGATGGAAGCGGCGGGCGAGTTCATGAAGTTCCGGGCGACTGGCGCGATCCCCGCGGTCGTTGAGGACTTCACAGAGAACACCGGCGGGCGCCAGCCCAGCCAGCCGGGCCAGATCAACGGCAGCTTCGGTGTGGCCAGCGCGACGGAGGACGCCGCCCTCTTTGGCAATGAGGGGATAGACGTGCCCCGGTCGGGCAAAGTCTCCCGGTTTACTGGTGGGATCGATCAGGGCCCGAATCGTTTTGGCCCGCTCCGCTGCCGTGATTCCCGTGCGGCAGGATCGATGATCCACGGGGACCGTGAACGCCGTTCCCAGCGGCGAAGTGTTCTCTTTCACGATGAGAGAGAGTTCCAGCCGCTCGGCCACGTCGGGCAGAATGGCCGCACAGAGGAGCCCCCGGCCGTAAGTGATCATAAAATTGACAATTTCCGGCGTCACTTTCTCCGCCGCGCAGATGAAGTCGCCCTCGTTTTCCCGATTCTCATCGTCCAGAACGATGACGACTTCGCCCTGTGTGATGGCGTCGATTGCCTCGTCAATGGTGTTGAATGTATCCTGGGACTCCGTCATGGATGTGATCCTGATATTCGTGAACCGACGGCCTCACAGACCTCGGGTGGGTTTAATGGCCACGCCGCGAGTTAGCGGTCAATTCTGGTCGATGTAACGGTCAAACACAGGAACTCGGCGAATTGGGCCAAGGATACGGGAGCAAACCGGCCGCGGCAGTCTGGGTCTTTCTTTTTATTCTACGTTTGGGAGTGCGAAATCCGCTAGCGTCACAAAATTAAAGTTCACCCATTATCGAAATGGCGGGTGGGTGGAAATGGGGCTATGGCACAAGAATCGCCTGACCTGCGTGGCCAGTCAATCAAATAGGTGCGAGACCTCTCTGGGGAGCCGCCGGGATACTCAGGAAAGGTGTGGCAAACGACATGGTGATTTCGCTTGTCGCAAGGGACGACTGGCAGGGCGATTCATGATCCGCCCCTACCGAGGATGTTGCCAATGCTTGGGCACAACGCCTCGCCAAGCGGCCAGTAGGGGCAGTTCATGAAGTATCCCCATCAAAGCCCACAACCTATTAACGGGCAATTTGTGAATTGCCCCCACCATAGGCCGGGTCAGTTGATCATCCTTAATGTATTGTCGAGGCAGCTCGTAAACTGCTCCGAAGGGAATTCGACGCACCCGGCTGTAGTTGAGGTCAAAGTACCGACCGCGCGGATGGCGAAAGAAATGAGCGGCGGACCCTCTCATTTCTGAGGGGGGCCGCCGCCGTTCGAAAGGAGGTGTACAGGGACGACAGGGAAGCCCGGCGAGACCTGGATCCAAGTCCTGCGGTGAACCGTTTTGCCGAAGCCCACTTTAAGCCCCCATCTGCCCCGTTGAGGATCAGCCCCGATTCGCACGCAGCCCTTCGCTGGAGAAAAACTGTGCCCCGACCTCTGCCCCTTGTGCCCCGCGCCCCTTCTCTGTGCCCCGATGCCCCTTTGCGAGAATCGATCCCGGGAGTCGTTGCCGTGAGGGCTAATTGCCCAATGCCCCAGCACCCCTTTGATAGGTGATTTCACCCTGGCTGCCCCACCCAGGTCCCCTTTCTGTTTTGCCTTGCCCCGTTGCAGTAACCTGCCCCTTTCACGGAGTTGGCATGCCCCTTCGAGAATGCTTCAGGACGTGCTTCCCGTTGCCCGATCCAGGTCTCCTTCGGCCTTTCACCTATACAGTAACCGAGTCCCTGGACAACCCATGTCCAACCTTCCGCAAAATTCAGCAGCGCCTGCCGACAGGCTGGCGGGAGGCCGATTATGGGGGCTCTTTTCCACAGGGGCCATCACTCGTTTTCAGCAGTGATAAGCCCAGCGCTTGCGCGTTGCCGTCAGTGCCGGGTAACTCTTGGATTCAGTGCATCCGTGCTGACGTAGTTCATTGCGGGTATCCCGGCGCTGAGATCAGCTTTGCCGAAGTTCAACCGCTGTCCAACTCGCCGTGCGATGAGAGGTTGGGATGACGAAAGTCGCGAAATCGCGGTAGGGGCGACTCACGAATCGCCCCCAACTCGCGCAAAACTGGTGAAATAAATCAGATTGCTGGGAGGGGAAAACTCAGCACTGATTCGTGCCGCATGGCCCTATCCACGAAGCATCCCTGGCGATTGCCCTTGTTGGCGTTTTTTGCAACGGTAGGTGAATAGGTGGCCCCCTGCCAAGTTTGCCCTTGACACAATCGGCGAAATCAGGAAAATCCCGCAACATCAGCAAACGACGCGGGCATACGGAAAGGAGTCCGGTATGCCGCGTGAGTCAGGCTGTGCGGCCGATATGCCACCTGGTCTGGATGTCGAAAGCTGAAGCATCTTTGGTAAGCCACCGAGGTAAGGAGGCCTCGGAGAATGCGGTTGTGTGCCTCGACGGGGAAAACGATCGCTTTGCGGCAGGTTCTGCCGGATGCGCAGGTGGTGGGCGCGACGGAAGTGTCGCTCACTCGATGTCGCTGCCATCCGCGGGACGTTCGGCCGGGCGATCTGTTTGTGGTGCTTCATCCACCGGGAGCACGTCGCGATGCCGCATTACAGCAGGCGCTGACGCGGGGATGTGCCGCAGTGCTGGCTGATCATCCGTTGGAAGGCCTCCCTGTGCCGGTCATCTATGTGAGGAATGCTCGTGAGGCTTTCGGTCGCATTTCGCATGCGATGGCGGATTATCCCGCCCGAAAGCTCCACGTTATCGGCGTGACCGGCGCCTATGGTAAGACGACCACCGCATGTCTGCTGACCCGGGTGCTCGTTGAGGCCGGTTTCAATACTGGCATGCTTACCACGCTGGGTTACTTCGAGGGCGAGGAATCCGCATTCCCCCGGGAAACGACTCCACCAGCGGACGAACTGGCGCTATCTCTGGCGCGGATGGTGAACAATCACTGCACGCATGCGGTGGTCGAGGTAACTGGCAAAGCGATTCGAGAACAGTACCTGGCGGGGATGGAACTCGATGTCGCCGTGCTGGTCAATACCGACGTCGAAGCAAAGGCACGTCACCCCAATTCATATTTCCGCGTGCTGGAATGGTTAAAGCCGGAAGGGGTGGCCGTCGTCAACGCGGATGATCCCGGTTGTCGTGGTTGGCTTTCTGGTTTGGCCCATCCCGCTCTGACGGTCGGTTTGCAGATGCCGGCCGAGATCAAAGGCTACGAAATCAGCCGCCAGTTAGGGGAAGAGATTTTTTACCTGATGGCGGGTGGTGAGACCTTCCCTGTTCGCACGCGGATGTTCGGCCGCCATCACATTTTGAGTTGTTTGGCGGCTGCGGCAGTGGGGCTCGTTTATCAAATTCCGCTCGAGGTGATCGTCAAAGCGCTGGAAAGCGTGGACCAGATCCCGGGGCGATTACAGCCGGTCCTGGCAGGCCAGCCATTTTCCGTGTTTGTCGACGCCGCCGAGACTGCGGAAGCGGTTCGCGCGACGCTGACGACCATTCGTCCGCTGGTTTCGGGGCGATTGATCTGCGTGGCCCATCCGCCCCGTCGAGGTCAAGGCGATATCGCCGGTTGGGTCCAGACATTGGAAGAGTTTGCCGATCTGATTGTGCTCACACTACCTGGCGTGGGAGAAGGGCACACGAATCTTTTGGCAGCGGGTGCCAGATATCTTCGGGACCGCCATCGTGCGATGCTGCTTCCCGATCGAACGGAAGCCATCGGTTGGGCTCTCACGCAGGCCCAGCCCGAGGATTGCATCCTGCTCCTTGGAAATGGCCATCGCTTGTGGAGAGCCACACGGGATGGTGACTTGATCGTCGATGACTACCGCTTTGTACGGCAGTGGTTGCAGCAGGAGTACCCTGCATGAGGAGGGATGACGTCACCCGCGGTGCGTCGTCCAGAGGACCAGAAGGAGTGCGGCAATCATTTATGGAAAACGGGAAGGAGTGAGAAATCACACAGCCAGCGGTAACCCCATCGATTGCGTTGGGTGTGCGGGAGCCCGATGCAGCCCTCCCTCCTGGGGTGAAGCATCGAGCTTGTCGGAAGATGCGGTTTCTGGGTCGGCCGCTCCGACAAGCGCTTCTCGATGGGGTTTGATTGCCTGACGGCCGGGGCGGTGCGGGTCACACCGCCCCCGGCCGGTCAGGGAGATTTCTCGCCGCGCTCTTTTTCTTTCTGATCGCCTTTCCTCTTGCGGGACTTCATTTTCGCTTTCTGAGAAGGGTCGGTTGCCGGAGCTTGCCCTGCTTGTCCCGTCGTGCTCCGGGAAGCTTTCCCCGACTTCTTGGACTGGGATGACTTTTCCTGACGGCGGGTCCCCGTTTTCACTTGACCGTGCTGTGGAGTTTGTGCAGGACTTTCTTTTTTTCCAGATTGTTTTTGAGGGCTCTGGAATCGGGCCAGAGGCCCCGGCCGATCGGGCGTGATCAGGCCCGTCGGGAATATCTCGTAGCGGAGTTTCCGCAGTTGGCATCCCCGCGGGGGGACCAGCCGGTCTTCGGGGCACACCTGCAGGAGAACGCTCTCGGCTCCGGTGTCAGGGATGGTGTAGCGATCCACGATGCGCAGTGCGTAACCGTGCATCACCCCATAATGGCGGGCTTGACCGCGCTCTTCCACCCACGTCGGTCCCTTGAGAAGGAGCATGCGATCGAAACAGGGCCAGTATGGCTTGAACCATCTCATGAGCTCGAGGAGGGTGGCCACGGCCCTTATCACCAGCGAATGAAACTCCCAGCCTCCCGCTGCCAGAAAATTCTCCGCCTTGCCCACCAAAACGGGCAGCGGCAGCTCGAGCTTTTCGCACATATCGGCAACGGCCCGAGCCCGCTTGCCTACCGATTCGCACAGGGCGATCTGCAGATCGGGACGAAGAATCGCCAAAATAATTCCTGGGACCCCGCTCCCCGTGCCCACATCCAAAACAACTTCATCGGGTTGGAGCACTCTCGCGAAGGAAAGCGTGTCGATGATATCCCGGCCGACAAATTTCCGGTAATCCGTGTGCCGGGTGAGATTCATCTGGGCATTCCATTCGTTGCGAAGATGGAAATACCGATCAAGCTGGCGAATCTGCTCGGGGAAGAGCGAAATGCCGTATTCTGCGAGGGCTTCTTCGAGTGTTTGCGGGGCCGAAGTACCAGGTTCGGCGGCTGATTCGGTAGGCTGCACCTCATGTGGTTCGCCGCCCGTCACCGAGGGCTGCGCTGCTTCGGAATCGTCCTTTTCGAGATGGGGAATCGTGTTGTCTTCAACCATGGAGTTTTTTTATCACCCACGCCATATTTTCGCCCAGGATTCGCATTGTCCGCAGGCCTTCCTCATCGTTGTTCACATCTCCCGGCTCAAGACCCCGGCCCAGATTCCAGTAGATGGATCCCACGACGATCATCTGGGCGATGAGGAAGTAGTGGTTGAGCGAATCAAAAGTGTGGACCGCGCCTCCGCGTCGGACGGCCACCACGGCCGCCCCCACCTTGCGGCGGAACATGTCTCCGGCCGCCCGGGCGACCATCCCGGTTCGTTCCATGAGCGCTTTCATGTTGGCCGTCACGTCCGCGAAGTAGACCGGTGAGGCAAGAATCACTCCCTGAGACCGGGAAATCTTTTGGATTGCCTCGTTGATAAAACCATCGTCTTTCTGGTGGCATCGGCCGGGCTCCCGAAAACAGCGGTAGCAGGCAATGCATCCGCTGATCTGCCGACCAGCCAGGGAAACATGCTCGGTTTCGATCCCTTCATTCTGGAGGACATTCAAAACGGTGTTGACCAGAATGCTTGTATTGCCATCTTTGCGTGCACTGCCATTGAACGCGATCACCTTCATGGTCGTCTCCTCCCGAAAGTCCTTACATGAACCCTACGTTAGGAGCGAATTCCCTCGATTCCGCCGCAACCGGCCATGAGGGAGAGGCAACGGCACGAATCCGAGAAAAACGCGTTTGCATGCACCCGTTCCAGGAAACCACGCACGCGCTCCGATTCCGTGCGCGGGAAGTCGACTCAGCGACCCTGGAATTTCATGTTACCATATTTCGCCTCACACAAACACGATATACTGACAGTGTGGAACCGGACAGAACGGGGCACGGAGACCGATGAGGCCCCCTTCTCCACACCCTCGCACAATCTTTGCAATGCCAGATGATCTGACCATTCCCCAGGGCGATTTCGAACGGCAACGTTCCCAGGCCCTCAGTTTGGAAGGGCGACGTCCCCCAATCGAGGTGCCCGGTTACGACTTTGAACGGTTGCTCGGTTCGGGTGCCTATGGGGAGGTCTGGGTAGCGATTGAGCGCAACACGGGACGGCGAGTCGCCATCAAGTTCTACGCTCACCAGGGGGGCCTGGACTGGTCGCTCCTGTCTCGGGAGGTGGAAAAGCTCGCCTTTCTGTGCGCGGATCGGTACATCGTGCAGCTTATCGGAGTTGGGTGGGATTCCGATCCGCCCTATTACGTCATGGAGTACATGGAGCGGGGCTCCCTGGCCGATCGGCTGGCTCACGGTCCCCTGCCGGTGGCCGAGGCGGTCCGCATCTTCCGGGAGGTGGCCATTGGGTTGCTCCACGCCCACGGCAAAGGTGTGCTGCACTGCGATCTGAAGCCCGCGAACGTCCTGCTGGATCAGGACGATAAACCCCGGCTGGCCGATTTCGGACAATCTCGGCTCTCCCATGAACAGTTACCTGCCTTGGGAACCCTTTTCTACATGGCACCGGAGCAGGCCGATCTCAACGCCATCCCCGATGCTCGCTGGGACGTCTATGCCCTGGGGGCGCTGCTCTATTGCATGCTGACGGGCAAACCGCCGCACCGCGATGAAGAGGCCGCTCGTTCCATCGAACGGATTACCAATCTGGAAGAACGATTGCGGGCTTACCGGGAGTGGATTCAACGCTCGGGAGTCCCCACGGATCACCGACAGATTCCCGGTGTGGATCGGGAGCTGGCGCAGATTCTTGAACGGTGCCTGGCACCCGATCCCAACGAGCGATTTCCCAACGTTCAATCCGTGCTGGCGGCCCTCGATGCATGGACCATGGAGCGAACGCGGCGGCCGCTCATGCTGCTTGGGTTTGTCGGGCCCGCTTTGCTTTTGTTGGTATTCGCGCTGTTCGCCTGGCGGGGATTTTCCACAACGGTCAGGCAATCCCGCGAAGCGCTGACGCGGCGGGCCCTGGAGAACAATCAATTGATGGCCCAGTACGTCGCCGACCTAGCAGGCAAAGAACTCCGCCGGCGGTTTGAGGCTGTGGAACAACTCGCGGGTAACACACGCTTTCAGGACCTCGTTCGCCAGACACTTCAGGATCCCGACTTTCGTGACCTGGCCGAGCAACTCAGTCAACCGAACCTCACCGAGACAGAGGCAGAGCCGCTGCGAAGGCGATTCCGAAACCATCCGCTCCGCGCGGCGTTGCAGCGAGAGTTCGCCCAGATGATTCCGGGCTGGATGCGGCCGGGAACGGGTGAAGATTCCGAGGGCGTCGATGAGGTGGCGAGTTGGTTCTTTTGCGATCCGAGAGGGATTTCCACCGCCCGCGTGCCTGAATCTCTCACCATCGGCCGAAATTATGCGTGGCGGAGTTTCTTCACCGGTCGTGAACGGGACATGCCGCGGACATGGCGTCCCGCAGCGGATGAGCACCTGACGCAGCCTCAACTGTCGGCGGTCTTCCCCAGCGACGCCACCCAGCAGTGGATTGTGGCGGTGGCGGCTCCCGTGATTGATAACCGCACCCAGCAATTCCTTGGAGTGGTCGCGCTCACCGTGCGAGTGACCCGATTTGTGGAACTGGAAGGTACCCGCGCGCAATTTCCAGTGCTGGTGGAAATGCGGCCGGGTGATTATACCGGCATGATCCTCCAGCATCCGCTGTTCGATGAGGTTTTGCGCAGGGAACTTCGTTTGCCCGAACGCTTTCGGAAACAGGAATATCGGTTGCGCCGCGAAGATCTGCCCCTGCCGGTAGAGAAGCTCGAAGATCTGGAAAAGGGACCGGCTGTGAACTTTGTGGATCCTCTTTCGCGGGACGAATTGGGGACGGAATACCGCCGCAGGTACCTGGCACAGGTGGCCCCTGTCCAGCTCGGCCGTGGGGACGGCAGTGTCCACGATGTGGGATGGATTGTGCTGGTGCAGGAAGATTACGCCACAGCCATCCAGCGGCCGCTGGAAGGATTTCAGCACGCCCTTCTCCGCTATGGGGTTATTTCAGCGGGATTGGTGGGAGTCATCCTATTGGGGTTGTGGACCTTGACAGCCCGTCTGCTGCGGGAAATCCGACGGCATTTGCTCTCTGCCGGGATTGTGATGCCACCACGTCCGGAAAGACCTGCGCCTCTTACATGGTCACCGCCGGATGACACGCTGGCCCAGACGCAATCCTGGCACGGTCGAGAGCCGCAATCCACCGAGGATACCCGCTCTTTAACGCGGGCTTCAGAACCTCGTCAAAACGAGTAAGGAGCACGCAAGCAGGCGGGCTAGGGAGAATAAATACCAGTGCTGATCGAAACAGACTGTGAGCAGAACGATGTTGGGTGGTGAGGAAATTTATCTGATTGCCCAGGGTGAAGACCCCAGTGATCGCTGGCGGAAGCCACTCCCGCTCCATACGCCTGTGTGTTTGGGCAGAACGACGGGGGCCTGGAGCATCCCGTGGGATCCCCATATTTCCCGCCGACACGCGGAAGTCATCTGGGACGGAAACCAGCTTCATGTCCGGCGGCTTCCCAGCGGCCGAAACCCGCTCTTTTTCCACGGCGAGGAGCGGGATTCTTTCGAGGTGAAACCAGGCGAGCACTTCGTCATTGGACGCACACGGTTTGCGCTGAGCCGACAACGTGTTGCCGTCAGCAGCGATCATCCTACGCCCACCCAG
This is a stretch of genomic DNA from Thermogutta terrifontis. It encodes these proteins:
- a CDS encoding GGDEF domain-containing protein encodes the protein MAMASLVATLAMVAGICIAGVVWRGFFSSFHHKKQRSEAADNSHFPPTLQRLLKRLSGIVGTLKTHLQEHRSDLEETMEELGDLDANNVTTETVVAALVTLAETNRRLQDRLALAESQIAQQHQELQAQWQEVRSDPLTGLPNRHVFDQELFRFIRDFRNEHRPFALAIFDVDHFKHINDTYGHKTGDQVLVKVAAALRAAAPAHSVLARIGGEEFALIWPHVQLSQTLEEVERARQAGRHAGEDGANCPPVSLSCGVAIFLETDNENRVFERADEALYAAKHAGRNCTFYHDGLHPVAWQSLFRPSTASTIAEDASDSAAWDRDPEAQSLVQVLRSKLAQLGVTV
- the ribB gene encoding 3,4-dihydroxy-2-butanone-4-phosphate synthase, which translates into the protein MTESQDTFNTIDEAIDAITQGEVVIVLDDENRENEGDFICAAEKVTPEIVNFMITYGRGLLCAAILPDVAERLELSLIVKENTSPLGTAFTVPVDHRSCRTGITAAERAKTIRALIDPTSKPGDFARPGHVYPLIAKEGGVLRRAGHTEAAVDLARLAGLAPAGVLCEVLNDRGDRASRPELHELARRFHLKIITVEDLIRYRRRREKLVYRIAEAQLPTKYGLGKIIAYGVKYENQEPIAIVFGDPTRVAAPLVRLHSSCFTGDLIASLRCDCGDQLHLALQMIGQEGTGVLVYLPQEGRGIGLVEKIKAYHLQDEGMDTVEANLALGHQVDCRDYGIGIQILKDLGLSKVRLLTNNPKKTDAFIYGGFDLQVVDQIPIVGPVNEFNAKYLATKRDKMGHLLPDSF
- a CDS encoding Mur ligase family protein — protein: MRLCASTGKTIALRQVLPDAQVVGATEVSLTRCRCHPRDVRPGDLFVVLHPPGARRDAALQQALTRGCAAVLADHPLEGLPVPVIYVRNAREAFGRISHAMADYPARKLHVIGVTGAYGKTTTACLLTRVLVEAGFNTGMLTTLGYFEGEESAFPRETTPPADELALSLARMVNNHCTHAVVEVTGKAIREQYLAGMELDVAVLVNTDVEAKARHPNSYFRVLEWLKPEGVAVVNADDPGCRGWLSGLAHPALTVGLQMPAEIKGYEISRQLGEEIFYLMAGGETFPVRTRMFGRHHILSCLAAAAVGLVYQIPLEVIVKALESVDQIPGRLQPVLAGQPFSVFVDAAETAEAVRATLTTIRPLVSGRLICVAHPPRRGQGDIAGWVQTLEEFADLIVLTLPGVGEGHTNLLAAGARYLRDRHRAMLLPDRTEAIGWALTQAQPEDCILLLGNGHRLWRATRDGDLIVDDYRFVRQWLQQEYPA
- a CDS encoding 16S rRNA (guanine(527)-N(7))-methyltransferase RsmG, encoding MVEDNTIPHLEKDDSEAAQPSVTGGEPHEVQPTESAAEPGTSAPQTLEEALAEYGISLFPEQIRQLDRYFHLRNEWNAQMNLTRHTDYRKFVGRDIIDTLSFARVLQPDEVVLDVGTGSGVPGIILAILRPDLQIALCESVGKRARAVADMCEKLELPLPVLVGKAENFLAAGGWEFHSLVIRAVATLLELMRWFKPYWPCFDRMLLLKGPTWVEERGQARHYGVMHGYALRIVDRYTIPDTGAESVLLQVCPEDRLVPPRGCQLRKLRYEIFPTGLITPDRPGPLARFQSPQKQSGKKESPAQTPQHGQVKTGTRRQEKSSQSKKSGKASRSTTGQAGQAPATDPSQKAKMKSRKRKGDQKEKERGEKSP
- a CDS encoding flavodoxin family protein, with translation MKVIAFNGSARKDGNTSILVNTVLNVLQNEGIETEHVSLAGRQISGCIACYRCFREPGRCHQKDDGFINEAIQKISRSQGVILASPVYFADVTANMKALMERTGMVARAAGDMFRRKVGAAVVAVRRGGAVHTFDSLNHYFLIAQMIVVGSIYWNLGRGLEPGDVNNDEEGLRTMRILGENMAWVIKKLHG
- a CDS encoding serine/threonine protein kinase — translated: MPDDLTIPQGDFERQRSQALSLEGRRPPIEVPGYDFERLLGSGAYGEVWVAIERNTGRRVAIKFYAHQGGLDWSLLSREVEKLAFLCADRYIVQLIGVGWDSDPPYYVMEYMERGSLADRLAHGPLPVAEAVRIFREVAIGLLHAHGKGVLHCDLKPANVLLDQDDKPRLADFGQSRLSHEQLPALGTLFYMAPEQADLNAIPDARWDVYALGALLYCMLTGKPPHRDEEAARSIERITNLEERLRAYREWIQRSGVPTDHRQIPGVDRELAQILERCLAPDPNERFPNVQSVLAALDAWTMERTRRPLMLLGFVGPALLLLVFALFAWRGFSTTVRQSREALTRRALENNQLMAQYVADLAGKELRRRFEAVEQLAGNTRFQDLVRQTLQDPDFRDLAEQLSQPNLTETEAEPLRRRFRNHPLRAALQREFAQMIPGWMRPGTGEDSEGVDEVASWFFCDPRGISTARVPESLTIGRNYAWRSFFTGRERDMPRTWRPAADEHLTQPQLSAVFPSDATQQWIVAVAAPVIDNRTQQFLGVVALTVRVTRFVELEGTRAQFPVLVEMRPGDYTGMILQHPLFDEVLRRELRLPERFRKQEYRLRREDLPLPVEKLEDLEKGPAVNFVDPLSRDELGTEYRRRYLAQVAPVQLGRGDGSVHDVGWIVLVQEDYATAIQRPLEGFQHALLRYGVISAGLVGVILLGLWTLTARLLREIRRHLLSAGIVMPPRPERPAPLTWSPPDDTLAQTQSWHGREPQSTEDTRSLTRASEPRQNE